A single Actinomadura algeriensis DNA region contains:
- a CDS encoding protein kinase domain-containing protein: protein MGEGDGTDEAAGTRRDAGATRRDEARVPGPRSAAETRRDGYGTGGASLMRLPAVLAERYEAVAELPVQGAESDLLLVRDAHGAEHVVKIFRRGYRADRDVWAKLPELGSPHVLRILETGHADGRDYEVTAYAPAGNLRALMDGPLSPEAVADVAAQLADGLAALHRAGIVHRDLKPENVLVQGTAPLRLVIADFGLSKVLEQSVVFASSSRTLAYAAPESLSGQVSPARDWWSLGMIVRELATGRAPFRGLSETVVVDHLATRPVSADDVADPRLRLLCRGLLARDPRRRWTGGQVAAWLDGGSPPVVEESAEAEPGTGLPFKGRRYARRNELARALVAEWEHAAQYFFGRGESSEAWRSLRTWLAELPDDGTIELVDGRLTAEPSPDVKLLHLVRWLDPDLPPHFLGRRMTAGDLGVLPSLVENPGPDHRVACRLVRELWRHGLLRELAGFAGGADLAGVDEQWRAHAAAWSDLARWIRAQDAPPPALAKRLPDAGTDDPPLVLATLLALAARPADVHRSLAEGVARARARVAEPVPWFEWLADGAGDDPLRLLAVLLAAPEAVVEVEAAKRARHAEREKSRALRAQRDERERVRLAGRGSATGRAVLWTLPLPAFWLFGSWIVGALFGGGPDDGTSSVGGFQRSSGVPFGFLAVLSVVAWGAQCVFEVMLARAQGGDYLPHGPWGMFSKVLGAGGRGLSKASQTVSGAARRTGRRGCGLVLLAGTVPLLLIFLLLAAVTPVAGLLWTFVLIAAPVAHGVVAGVRLHRWREARRDTATGGA from the coding sequence GTGGGCGAGGGCGACGGGACGGACGAGGCGGCGGGGACCCGGCGGGACGCCGGGGCGACGCGGCGCGACGAGGCTCGGGTTCCGGGGCCGCGGTCCGCGGCCGAGACGCGGCGGGACGGGTACGGGACGGGCGGCGCGTCGCTGATGCGGCTGCCCGCGGTGCTCGCCGAACGGTACGAGGCCGTCGCGGAGCTGCCGGTGCAGGGCGCGGAGTCGGACCTGCTGCTGGTCCGGGACGCGCACGGTGCCGAGCACGTGGTGAAGATCTTCCGCCGGGGCTACCGGGCGGACCGGGACGTGTGGGCGAAGCTTCCGGAGCTGGGTTCGCCGCACGTCCTGCGGATCCTGGAGACGGGGCACGCGGACGGCCGCGACTACGAGGTGACCGCGTACGCGCCCGCCGGGAACCTGCGGGCGCTGATGGACGGTCCGCTGTCGCCGGAGGCGGTCGCGGACGTCGCCGCGCAGCTCGCGGACGGGCTCGCGGCGCTGCACCGGGCGGGGATCGTGCATCGTGACCTGAAGCCGGAGAACGTGCTCGTGCAGGGCACCGCTCCGCTTCGGCTGGTGATCGCCGACTTCGGGTTGAGCAAGGTGCTCGAGCAGAGCGTGGTGTTCGCGTCGTCGTCGCGGACGCTGGCGTACGCGGCGCCGGAGTCGCTGTCGGGCCAGGTGTCGCCCGCCCGCGACTGGTGGTCGCTCGGCATGATCGTCCGGGAGCTGGCGACGGGACGGGCGCCGTTCCGGGGGCTGAGCGAGACGGTGGTCGTCGACCATCTGGCGACCCGGCCGGTGAGCGCGGACGATGTCGCGGATCCGCGGCTGCGGCTGCTGTGCCGGGGGCTGCTGGCCCGCGATCCGCGCCGGCGGTGGACGGGCGGGCAGGTCGCGGCGTGGCTGGACGGCGGGTCTCCGCCGGTCGTCGAGGAGTCCGCCGAGGCGGAACCGGGGACGGGCCTGCCGTTCAAGGGACGCCGGTACGCACGGCGGAACGAGCTCGCACGCGCGCTCGTCGCGGAGTGGGAACACGCCGCGCAGTACTTCTTCGGTCGCGGCGAGAGCAGTGAGGCGTGGCGGAGCCTGCGGACCTGGCTCGCGGAGCTTCCGGACGACGGCACGATCGAGCTGGTCGACGGCCGCCTGACGGCGGAGCCGTCCCCGGACGTGAAGCTGCTGCACCTGGTGCGGTGGCTGGATCCGGATCTTCCCCCGCACTTTCTCGGGCGCCGGATGACCGCCGGTGACCTGGGGGTGCTCCCCTCGCTCGTCGAGAATCCGGGGCCCGACCACCGGGTGGCGTGCCGGCTGGTCCGGGAGCTGTGGCGGCACGGTCTGCTTCGGGAGCTGGCGGGTTTCGCGGGCGGCGCCGACCTGGCCGGGGTGGACGAGCAGTGGCGGGCGCACGCGGCGGCGTGGAGCGACCTCGCGCGGTGGATCCGGGCGCAGGACGCGCCGCCTCCGGCGCTGGCGAAGCGGCTGCCGGACGCCGGGACGGACGACCCGCCGCTGGTGCTCGCGACGCTGCTGGCGCTCGCGGCGCGGCCCGCGGACGTCCACCGGAGCCTGGCCGAGGGCGTGGCGCGGGCGAGGGCGAGGGTCGCCGAGCCGGTGCCGTGGTTCGAGTGGCTGGCGGACGGGGCGGGCGACGATCCGCTGCGGCTGCTCGCGGTGCTGCTGGCGGCGCCCGAGGCCGTCGTCGAGGTCGAGGCGGCGAAACGGGCGCGGCACGCCGAGCGGGAGAAGTCGCGGGCGCTGCGGGCGCAGCGGGACGAGCGCGAGCGCGTCCGGCTCGCGGGGCGGGGGTCCGCGACCGGGCGGGCCGTCCTGTGGACGCTGCCGCTGCCGGCCTTCTGGCTGTTCGGCAGCTGGATCGTGGGCGCGCTGTTCGGCGGCGGGCCGGACGACGGGACGAGTTCGGTGGGCGGCTTCCAGCGTTCGTCCGGTGTCCCGTTCGGTTTCCTGGCCGTGCTGTCCGTGGTCGCGTGGGGCGCGCAGTGCGTCTTCGAGGTCATGCTCGCGCGCGCGCAGGGCGGGGACTATCTCCCCCACGGGCCGTGGGGGATGTTCTCCAAGGTGCTGGGTGCGGGCGGCCGGGGCCTGTCGAAGGCGTCGCAGACGGTGTCGGGCGCGGCGCGGCGGACGGGACGGCGCGGGTGCGGGCTCGTGCTGCTCGCCGGGACGGTCCCGCTGCTGCTGATCTTCCTGCTGCTGGCGGCCGTGACGCCGGTCGCGGGGCTGCTGTGGACGTTCGTGCTGATCGCCGCGCCGGTCGCGCACGGCGTCGTGGCGGGCGTCCGGCTGCACCGCTGGCGGGAGGCCCGGCGGGACACGGCGACGGGAGGGGCATGA
- a CDS encoding LCP family protein, with translation MNTEPPTGPDRRRDDLADATDEATAVPARPDAPTDDGEDADASVDTKTEPDDGDEPRDRANEDGDEDLGVDGDSDEDPPKATDDAENTDHEDSKDTNPEHDEDKGDDNSDDRDNADDAAAEHDEETDDEDEADESSSSRHAGARRARRRKIIRRTAIGLVAVLVAGSGGAYWLYRDLVGGIEQKEVGAQLGPNRPQKLNESLNILLLGSDTREGDNAEYAVPGMAGARSDTTILLHLSPNRDQAVAMSFPRDSMVKIPECEKENGTKVDARFGMLNSAFSYAGPTCTWKTLESLTGVHIDHFVQIDFSGFKRMVDALGGVEICVEKPVNDPRAELYLDAGKQTVKGEKALGYVRARYSLGNGSDLGRIERQQKFMGAVVDKALSSDVLTDPAQTYDFLKAATDSITTDDEFGLSDMRKLADGLRGMSAGQVRFVTVPVEGYKPDPNRVQWNDELAEPMFEAIRHDDRLPAAPAAPVDAKPAPKPKDVEVTVVSAGAKDKAVDRVVKQLERRGFKVADDVETAADAPDSRIVYGPAAEAHASVLARDVPGALLTPDGAAPEEGVRLVIGEKGLKLAPPAIQNIGEKADSGKKLCD, from the coding sequence ATGAACACAGAACCGCCGACGGGTCCCGATCGACGCCGCGACGACCTCGCGGACGCGACCGACGAGGCCACCGCCGTCCCGGCCCGTCCGGACGCCCCCACAGACGACGGCGAGGACGCGGACGCGTCCGTCGACACGAAAACGGAACCGGACGACGGTGACGAGCCCCGGGACCGTGCCAACGAAGACGGCGACGAAGACCTCGGCGTGGACGGCGACTCGGACGAAGACCCCCCGAAGGCCACGGACGACGCCGAGAACACGGACCACGAGGACAGCAAGGACACGAACCCCGAGCACGACGAGGACAAGGGGGACGACAACTCCGACGACCGCGACAACGCGGACGACGCCGCCGCCGAGCATGACGAGGAGACCGACGACGAGGACGAAGCGGACGAGTCGTCTTCGTCCCGGCACGCCGGCGCTCGGCGGGCTCGGCGGCGCAAGATCATCCGCCGGACCGCGATCGGGCTCGTGGCCGTGCTCGTGGCCGGGAGCGGGGGCGCGTACTGGCTGTACCGCGACCTGGTCGGAGGCATCGAGCAGAAGGAGGTCGGGGCGCAGCTCGGGCCGAACCGGCCCCAGAAGCTCAACGAGTCGCTGAACATCCTGCTCCTCGGTTCCGACACCCGCGAGGGCGACAACGCCGAGTACGCGGTGCCCGGGATGGCGGGGGCGCGCTCGGACACGACGATCCTGCTGCACCTGTCCCCGAACCGGGACCAGGCGGTCGCGATGAGCTTCCCACGCGACTCGATGGTGAAGATCCCCGAGTGCGAGAAGGAGAACGGAACGAAGGTCGACGCACGGTTCGGGATGCTGAACAGCGCGTTCTCCTACGCGGGGCCGACGTGCACGTGGAAGACGCTGGAGTCGCTCACCGGCGTCCACATCGACCACTTCGTGCAGATCGACTTCTCCGGGTTCAAGCGGATGGTGGACGCGCTGGGCGGCGTGGAGATCTGCGTCGAGAAGCCCGTGAACGATCCGCGCGCCGAGCTGTACCTCGACGCGGGAAAGCAGACCGTGAAGGGCGAGAAAGCACTCGGGTACGTGCGCGCCCGCTACTCGCTGGGCAACGGGTCGGACCTCGGACGGATCGAACGGCAGCAGAAGTTCATGGGCGCCGTCGTGGACAAGGCGCTGAGCTCCGACGTCCTGACGGACCCGGCCCAGACCTACGACTTCCTCAAGGCCGCCACGGACTCGATCACCACCGACGACGAGTTCGGCCTGTCGGACATGCGCAAGCTCGCGGACGGGCTGCGCGGCATGAGCGCCGGGCAGGTCCGGTTCGTCACGGTCCCGGTCGAGGGCTACAAGCCCGACCCGAACCGCGTCCAGTGGAACGACGAGCTGGCCGAGCCGATGTTCGAGGCGATCCGGCACGACGACAGGCTCCCCGCCGCACCCGCCGCCCCGGTCGACGCGAAACCCGCGCCGAAACCGAAGGACGTCGAGGTCACCGTCGTGTCGGCGGGGGCGAAGGACAAGGCCGTCGACCGGGTGGTCAAGCAGCTCGAACGGCGCGGGTTCAAGGTCGCCGACGACGTCGAGACCGCGGCCGACGCCCCGGACAGCCGGATCGTGTACGGCCCGGCCGCCGAGGCGCACGCGTCCGTCCTCGCCCGGGACGTCCCGGGCGCGCTGCTCACCCCGGACGGCGCCGCGCCGGAGGAAGGCGTGCGGCTCGTCATCGGGGAGAAGGGCCTGAAGCTCGCGCCGCCCGCCATCCAGAACATCGGGGAGAAGGCCGACTCCGGGAAGAAGCTCTGCGACTAG
- a CDS encoding serine/threonine-protein kinase, whose product MSTGWVVGGRFAMLDRIGAGGTSRVWRAYDRAEGRHCAAKLVQRRGRSAVLRVVREQALRLAHPHVLTPYASCEAGEDVLLAMELVRGGSLQTLLGDYGRLPAAYAAEVLDQLLAALSHIHGAGVVHRDVKPANLLLEPSTDGAPRVRLADFGIALEDAGARVTTTGFTVGTPGYLAPEVLDWNRPGPRQDLYAAGMVGWRMLTGAGEPAPRQRVGAPPAGTPAGLWSVIACLCDSDPERRPPDAAGARRALGMCGLKLRLPARTPDGEPLQIFDHLGPPPGRSGT is encoded by the coding sequence GTGAGCACGGGATGGGTGGTCGGTGGCCGGTTCGCGATGCTGGACCGGATCGGGGCGGGCGGCACGAGCCGCGTCTGGCGGGCCTACGACCGCGCGGAGGGACGGCACTGCGCCGCGAAGCTCGTCCAGCGGCGCGGGCGCTCGGCGGTGCTGCGGGTCGTCCGGGAGCAGGCGCTACGGCTCGCGCATCCGCACGTGCTGACGCCCTACGCCTCCTGCGAGGCGGGTGAGGACGTGCTGCTCGCGATGGAGCTGGTGCGCGGCGGGTCCCTGCAGACGCTCCTCGGCGACTACGGGCGGCTGCCGGCCGCGTACGCGGCCGAGGTGCTGGACCAGCTGCTGGCCGCGCTGAGCCACATCCACGGGGCCGGGGTGGTGCACCGCGACGTGAAACCGGCGAACCTGCTGCTGGAGCCGAGCACGGACGGCGCGCCGCGCGTCCGGCTCGCCGACTTCGGGATCGCGCTCGAGGACGCCGGGGCGCGCGTCACCACGACCGGGTTCACCGTCGGGACCCCGGGCTATCTGGCGCCCGAGGTCCTCGACTGGAACCGGCCGGGGCCGCGCCAGGACCTCTACGCGGCCGGGATGGTCGGGTGGCGGATGCTGACGGGCGCGGGGGAGCCGGCGCCGCGGCAGCGGGTGGGCGCGCCGCCCGCCGGGACGCCGGCCGGGCTGTGGTCCGTGATCGCCTGCCTGTGCGACTCCGATCCGGAGCGGCGCCCGCCGGACGCCGCCGGGGCGCGGCGCGCCCTCGGGATGTGCGGGCTGAAGCTGCGGCTCCCGGCGCGCACGCCGGACGGCGAGCCGCTGCAGATCTTCGACCACCTCGGCCCGCCGCCGGGGCGGTCCGGCACCTGA
- a CDS encoding prepilin peptidase, giving the protein MIALALLPLGFVTGRLIAPLAEPYVGDVPARDRTAVGAVTALVFGVLGFAVGPAPVLPALLYVGLVGTLLAFVDVHVKRLPDEFTLPSYAIVPVLLAAAVPFAEDGPRHFAHALLGMAGLFLLYAVPAFVKPSWLGLGDVKLAGVLGLCLGWFGLETWLAAVLLTYLLSGVLNLGIMIVRRTLRREFAYGPYMLAGALGAAVLA; this is encoded by the coding sequence ATGATCGCGTTGGCGTTGCTTCCGCTGGGGTTCGTCACCGGCAGGCTCATCGCGCCGCTGGCGGAACCGTACGTCGGCGACGTGCCCGCCCGCGACCGGACGGCCGTCGGCGCGGTCACCGCCCTGGTGTTCGGCGTGCTCGGGTTCGCGGTCGGGCCGGCGCCCGTCCTGCCCGCCCTCCTCTACGTGGGGCTGGTCGGGACGCTGCTCGCGTTCGTCGACGTCCACGTCAAGCGGCTGCCGGACGAGTTCACCCTCCCGTCCTACGCGATCGTCCCGGTCCTGCTCGCCGCCGCGGTGCCCTTCGCCGAGGACGGCCCGCGCCACTTCGCGCACGCCCTCCTCGGAATGGCGGGGCTGTTCCTGCTCTACGCGGTTCCGGCGTTCGTGAAGCCGTCCTGGCTGGGGCTCGGGGACGTCAAGCTCGCGGGCGTCCTCGGCCTGTGCCTCGGCTGGTTCGGGCTGGAGACCTGGCTCGCGGCCGTCCTGCTGACCTACCTGCTCAGCGGCGTGCTGAACCTTGGCATCATGATCGTCCGCCGTACGCTGCGGCGCGAGTTCGCGTACGGCCCCTACATGCTGGCCGGGGCGCTCGGCGCCGCCGTCCTGGCCTAG
- a CDS encoding DUF4282 domain-containing protein, which produces MTNPSDPGLPPRPPAGGQPPGGPYGPPPPPHPQQQPPQHHGTGPIPVPNPRPPAAPPGQGHGQGPQHPNQTGPGPYATGPQPQPWVPPEQAEKGLLGALLDTNFNSLVTPKLIKAFYILSLLLVSLSALIIVAIGIWVFQLRNGWLVGLLIMLSAPVVWFFEAMLVRIFMEAIMTRFKSVEYLRVIKDKR; this is translated from the coding sequence ATGACGAACCCCTCGGACCCCGGCCTGCCACCGCGCCCGCCCGCGGGCGGGCAGCCCCCGGGAGGGCCGTACGGTCCGCCGCCCCCGCCGCATCCCCAGCAGCAGCCACCGCAGCATCACGGCACCGGCCCGATTCCGGTACCGAACCCGCGCCCACCGGCGGCCCCGCCGGGCCAGGGGCACGGCCAGGGACCGCAGCACCCGAACCAGACGGGCCCCGGCCCCTACGCGACCGGCCCGCAGCCCCAGCCCTGGGTGCCGCCAGAACAGGCAGAGAAGGGCCTGCTGGGCGCGTTGCTCGACACGAACTTCAATTCCTTGGTGACGCCGAAGCTCATCAAGGCCTTTTACATCCTGTCGCTTCTGCTGGTGAGCCTGTCCGCACTGATCATCGTGGCGATCGGCATCTGGGTCTTCCAATTGCGCAACGGCTGGCTGGTCGGCTTGCTGATCATGCTCAGCGCCCCGGTGGTGTGGTTCTTCGAGGCCATGCTCGTCCGCATCTTCATGGAAGCGATCATGACTCGTTTCAAGAGCGTCGAGTATCTGCGGGTCATCAAGGACAAGAGGTAG